Within the Nitrospirota bacterium genome, the region CATAACAGTTACTTCCCGCTCCCTCTTTTTTCTGGTCATATCTTCTATACTAACTTTACTCAGTGTATCAGTAATAGCCTTTCTTACATCTTCCCACACTTCCTTTATCACACCTGTATTTGTCTGATAACTTCTCTCCTCATGCGTCCCATTCCCGTTATCCATAAGTGCAATAGGCCCTTCAATAGCCTCTACAATCTGGGCAATATTAATCATCGCCGGAAGCCTTGACAATACGTATCCACCCTGAGAACCTCGGATACTGTCTACAATACCCGCCTTTTTCAGGGATGCCATAACCTGTTCTAAAAACCTCATTGGTATTGCCTGCCTCTTTGCAATGGACTTAACATGTACCGGCCCTTTATCGGCATTCAGTGCAATATCTAACACGGCTGAAACTGCATATTCACTTTTATTTGAAAATTTCATAATCAATATCCTACTATTCCGATAGGAATTATGAAATTATAACAGTATTTCTTTTCATGTCAAGAGTTTTTTTTTATTTCCGAAAATATCACTGTTCTACACCCTTATTGCAAATTGTAAGAAACACGAGAAAGGATGTAAGAGTGAGCAACATGCCCCTTACGAAAAATATCTTAAATATAGAAAGCAGTATCAGGAAAATAGAAACAAGAACCCTGAATTCAGAGAAGAGTGAGCTTGAACTAATATTAGACATTACCAAAAGCATCTCATCTAATCTTGATTTTCAGGATGTACTAAAAATTATAGTAAATAAGGTTGCCGAATATACCCATGCCAACAGATGCTCTATAATCCTCATTGATAATCAGCAAAAATACGGTTATGTAATGGCATCACATGATGCCCCTGCCATTAATCATTTGCAGATAGATTTAAAAAATTATCCGGAAATTTCCAGGACATTGGAGACTAAAGATGCTGTAGTCGTAAACGACATAAACTTAGACCCATTAATGAACAATGTACGTGAAACCCTTAATAAAATTAAAATTAAATCACTTCTTGTAATACCTATTGTATATCATGAAGAAATAATAGGAACATTATTCTTAAAGATCAATAAAAAGAAGCATGAATTTACTCCTGAAGAGATAAGATTCTGTAAGGTCGTAGCCAACTCATCGGCAAATGCAATCAAAAATGCCCAGTTTTACGAGCAAATAAGATTACAGGCAAAGACTGACGGACTGACCAAACTCCTCAATCACAGGTCTTTTCTTGAGAAGTATCAGGAAGAGATAAAACATTCAAAGGTGAGCAATCAACCGTTTTCAATACTGCTGATAGACGTAGATAATTTTAAGTCGCTTAATGACTCCTTTGGCCATCAGTATGGAGATGCTGTACTTCATCACATAGGTGCCTGTTTGAAAAATAATATAAGGGGCATTGATATAGCAGCACGCTATGGAGGAGATGAGTTTATATGCCTTCTGCCTGAGACACATAATGACCATAGTGTAATAGCTGCAAACAGGATAATGAGTAAGATAAAGGAACAGCTTAAAAATGACAATATAGAAGCAAGTGTCAGCATAGGCATTGCTACATACTATTATCACACTAATGACCCGACAATATTATTACAGCTTGCCGACCAGGCGATGTATCTTGCCAAGTACAGGGGCGGGGACCAGATATTTACATTTGCCAAGAACGAAACTCAGGACCCGGGCTGGTGGAACAAAACTGTGTCTGAAACATTTCAGATACTGAAGACCCTGAGCAGGTTCGATGACGGCAAGGAGATCGTATCAGACTTAACGGACCAGCTTGCAAAGATGTTTACAGGTAGTGCAACTTCAAAATCGCCTTATGAGGTCGTAACTTCACTCAGCAGTGCACTTGATGCAAGGGACCATTATACGAATGGCCATTCCGAACGGGCGATTGAATTCGCAAAGAAGATAGCCGTCAAACTTGAAATGAGCGACAATCAAATAGAGGAGCTTGAGTATCTGTGCCTCCTCCATGACATCGGCAAGATAGGCATACCCGACCATATCCTGAATAAACCTGGTAAACTTTCCTTTGAAGAGATGGAGATTATGAAACAGCATCCTGAAATAGGGGAAAGGATCATTGCACCTCTTGATGCAATGCAAAATCTTATGCCGCTTATCCGTCATCATCAGGAACATTATGATGGTAGTGGATACCCCGATGGTTTAAAAGGAGAGGCCGTACCGCTTGCCTGCCGTATTTTATCTGTTGTGGATACCTTTGATGCAATGACATCAGACAGACCTTACAGAAAGGCCCTGCCCAAAGAATCTGCAATCGCAGAGCTGAGGAGATGTTCGGGCAGTCAGTTCGATCCGGTGAT harbors:
- a CDS encoding RrF2 family transcriptional regulator; this encodes MKFSNKSEYAVSAVLDIALNADKGPVHVKSIAKRQAIPMRFLEQVMASLKKAGIVDSIRGSQGGYVLSRLPAMINIAQIVEAIEGPIALMDNGNGTHEERSYQTNTGVIKEVWEDVRKAITDTLSKVSIEDMTRKKREREVTVMYHI
- a CDS encoding diguanylate cyclase, encoding MPLTKNILNIESSIRKIETRTLNSEKSELELILDITKSISSNLDFQDVLKIIVNKVAEYTHANRCSIILIDNQQKYGYVMASHDAPAINHLQIDLKNYPEISRTLETKDAVVVNDINLDPLMNNVRETLNKIKIKSLLVIPIVYHEEIIGTLFLKINKKKHEFTPEEIRFCKVVANSSANAIKNAQFYEQIRLQAKTDGLTKLLNHRSFLEKYQEEIKHSKVSNQPFSILLIDVDNFKSLNDSFGHQYGDAVLHHIGACLKNNIRGIDIAARYGGDEFICLLPETHNDHSVIAANRIMSKIKEQLKNDNIEASVSIGIATYYYHTNDPTILLQLADQAMYLAKYRGGDQIFTFAKNETQDPGWWNKTVSETFQILKTLSRFDDGKEIVSDLTDQLAKMFTGSATSKSPYEVVTSLSSALDARDHYTNGHSERAIEFAKKIAVKLEMSDNQIEELEYLCLLHDIGKIGIPDHILNKPGKLSFEEMEIMKQHPEIGERIIAPLDAMQNLMPLIRHHQEHYDGSGYPDGLKGEAVPLACRILSVVDTFDAMTSDRPYRKALPKESAIAELRRCSGSQFDPVIVEIFIGILEKEVALVKSA